The following are from one region of the Anabrus simplex isolate iqAnaSimp1 chromosome 8, ASM4041472v1, whole genome shotgun sequence genome:
- the LOC136878744 gene encoding glutathione S-transferase yields MAPKYKLIYFNLRGLGEPIRFLFLYGGIAFEDNRIEYSDWPKVKHSYPFPQLPILEVDGKPFPQGASIARYVAKQVGLTGKDDFEAMDIDSIVDTIVDLRIALKDFYCESDESVKQKKKDIAMKETVPSMLSKLDARVKENGGYFVGGKLTWADVYFSAYHANINQFAGENVIGKYPQLKALVDKVEAIPAIKAWVEKRPVTDF; encoded by the exons ATGGCTCCCAAGTACAAGCTCATATACTTCAATCTCAGAGGGCTCGGCGAACCTATTCGGTTTCTGTTCCTTTATGGAGGCATTGCTTTTGAAGACAACCGAATTGAATATTCAGATTGGCCTAAAGTGAAACACT CTTATCCATTTCCACAACTTCCCATCCTCGAAGTTGATGGGAAGCCCTTCCCTCAAGGAGCATCTATAGCACGTTACGTGGCAAAACAAGTCGGTCTTACTGGAAAAGATGATTTCGAGGCCATGGATATTGATTCCATTGTTGACACGATTGTTGATCTGAGGATAG CTCTGAAAGACTTTTACTGTGAGAGCGATGAGTCAgtcaagcagaagaagaaggacaTTGCTATGAAGGAGACAGTGCCATCAATGCTCAGCAAACTCGATGCTCGAGTGAAAGAAAATGGAGGCTACTTTGTTGGTGGCAAG CTCACCTGGGCAGATGTTTACTTCAGTGCCTATCATGCAAACATCAACCAATTTGCAGGAGAAAATGTGATTGGAAAATATCCCCAACTCAAAGCTCTCGTTGATAAGGTGGAAGCAATTCCTGCAATCAAAGCTTGGGTTGAGAAGAGACCTGTAACAGATTTTTAA